The proteins below are encoded in one region of Deltaproteobacteria bacterium:
- a CDS encoding SCO family protein translates to MSPSVSSRLAWAVAAAAAAIAPAGPAAGQTTDRLRRELAGVQVVERLGARVPLDAPFVDDAGAATTLGRYAAAGRPILLSLNYARCPVLCSVQLAGLAEALGELPAADRDVHIVTISIDPTDTPAKLGGAKKVYVRQTGDYAIAERWHFLAGGRAAIDAVADSIGFAYRYDPEADEYRHQATLAVLTPDGRVSSYLHGVTIRADELRAAIARAARGEVLTAEDQQALANPLLNCFAYDSDSASPMAVRAMRIGGVITLVGLVALLAVYVARERNRKRAS, encoded by the coding sequence ATGTCTCCGTCCGTGTCCTCCCGGCTCGCCTGGGCCGTCGCCGCTGCGGCCGCCGCCATCGCGCCGGCCGGGCCGGCCGCCGGCCAGACGACCGATCGCCTGCGGCGCGAGCTGGCGGGCGTCCAGGTGGTCGAACGCCTCGGTGCACGCGTTCCGCTCGACGCGCCGTTCGTCGACGACGCCGGCGCGGCGACCACCCTCGGACGCTACGCGGCGGCCGGCCGGCCGATCTTGCTCAGCCTGAACTACGCCCGCTGCCCGGTGCTGTGCAGCGTGCAGTTGGCCGGCCTGGCCGAGGCGCTCGGCGAGCTGCCCGCCGCCGACCGCGACGTGCACATCGTCACGATCAGCATCGATCCGACCGACACGCCGGCCAAGCTCGGCGGCGCGAAGAAAGTGTACGTCCGGCAGACCGGCGACTACGCCATCGCTGAACGCTGGCACTTTCTGGCGGGGGGGCGCGCCGCGATCGACGCCGTCGCCGATTCGATCGGGTTCGCGTACCGCTACGACCCGGAGGCCGACGAGTACCGCCATCAGGCCACCCTCGCCGTGCTCACGCCCGACGGCCGCGTGTCGAGCTATCTGCACGGCGTCACGATTCGCGCCGACGAGCTGCGCGCCGCCATCGCGCGCGCCGCCCGCGGCGAGGTGCTCACCGCCGAAGACCAGCAAGCGCTGGCCAATCCCCTGCTGAACTGTTTCGCGTACGACTCCGACAGCGCCAGCCCCATGGCCGTGCGCGCCATGCGCATCGGCGGCGTCATCACGCTCGTGGGACTCGTCGCGCTGTTGGCCGTGTACGTCGCGCGCGAACGCAACCGCAAGAGGGCCTCGTAG